Genomic DNA from Terriglobales bacterium:
TCGTCGTGCTCCACGTCGCCCTTGAGCAGGGCGACGTGGGAGTTGTGCGCCATGTCGCTCTCGTAGGCGATCATGCGGAAGTCGCCGTAGGGTGTGGGCAGCATGGCCTCCCCGATGCGGTGCACCAGCCGCTCGGTGCGCATGCGGTAGCGGATGAGGCCGGCGACGGTGAGCATCTTCATCTGGTGCTCGCGGCAGAACCCGGCCAGTTGCGGCACTCGCGCCATGGAGCCGTCCTCGTTCATGATTTCGCAGATCACGCCCGCGGGCACGAGCCCGGCCAGGCGGGCCAGGTCCACCGAAGCCTCGGTCTGGCCGGCGCGCACCAACACCCCGCCCTTGCGCGCGCGCAGGGGGAAGACGTGCCCGGGCCGCGCCAGGTCCCCGGGACCGCTCTTGGGATCGATGGCCACGTGGATGGTGCGGGCGCGGTCGTAGGCGGAGATGCCGGTGGTCACGCCCTGGCGCGCGTCGATGGCCTCGCAGAAGGCGGTGCCGTACTGCGAGGTGTTCTCCGCGGTCATGGGCCCGATGCGCAGGTGGTCCAGCCGCTCCTCGGTCATGGCCAGGCAGATGAGCCCGCGCCCGTGCTTGGCCATGAAGTTGATGGCCTCGGGCGTGACCTTCTCCGCGGCCAGGGTGAGGTCGCCCTCGTTCTCGCGGTCCTCGTCGTCCACCACGATGATCATCCGCCCCTGGCGGATCTCCTCCAGCGCGGTTTCGACGTCGGTGAAGGGGGATGCGGTGGCCATGGCGTCCTCTCGATTGTAGCAGAGCGGCTGCACCGGAAATGGTGCAATTCCCCCTGCCGGGGGCCTGCAAGGAAGCGCGCCGCCGCCGTTCTAGGGACAGCATCAGCGCTGCGCGGTCAAGCGGCGCTGGGGAGGAACTGTTCAATGCGCAACCGATGGAGCAAGTTCGCGGCCCTGGCAGG
This window encodes:
- the ribB gene encoding 3,4-dihydroxy-2-butanone-4-phosphate synthase, which translates into the protein MATASPFTDVETALEEIRQGRMIIVVDDEDRENEGDLTLAAEKVTPEAINFMAKHGRGLICLAMTEERLDHLRIGPMTAENTSQYGTAFCEAIDARQGVTTGISAYDRARTIHVAIDPKSGPGDLARPGHVFPLRARKGGVLVRAGQTEASVDLARLAGLVPAGVICEIMNEDGSMARVPQLAGFCREHQMKMLTVAGLIRYRMRTERLVHRIGEAMLPTPYGDFRMIAYESDMAHNSHVALLKGDVEHDDGTPVLVRMHSHCLVGDVFGATWCDCHSIVQRSLRAIAEAGRGALIYLHQTSKGFSVEKVDDKPVLAFHKDVREPNLPDHQRKTQREVGIGAQILSDLNIHAIRLLTNHPRKVAALEGYGISIVEQIPIPVERAARRG